From one Trifolium pratense cultivar HEN17-A07 linkage group LG1, ARS_RC_1.1, whole genome shotgun sequence genomic stretch:
- the LOC123884948 gene encoding legumin type B-like, which yields MITVTMGKSSLSLLSLSLLLFTSACFATRSEFNRFNQCQLDSINALEPDHRVESEAGLTETWNPNHPELQCAGVSLIRRTIDPNGLHLPSYSPSPQLIFIIQGKGVLGLSVPGCPETFEELRSSQSRQGSRQQQPDSHQKIRRFYKGDVIAIPPGIPYWTYNHGNEPVIAISLLDTSNDVNQLDSTPRVFYLGGNPEAEFPETQEQQQGRHQQRHRESFPAGRRGGQHQQEQESEDQNDGNSVLSGFSSEFLAQALNTNQDIAKRLQSPRDKRSQIVRVEEGLRIISPEWQQEDEEEERSRWEEDEDERRPRHGRKQRWDEEEETSRWEEEEDERRPRHGRKQSWDEDEERSRWEEDEDERSPRHSRKQRWEEEDEDEKEEDRRLRHHKHSEEEKEDEREPRHPRHDDEQDEEEDEEDKPHSRKWWKKHSKEEEEEHRSEQKRSSKERKNGLEETICSARIRENIARPGRADLYNPRAGRISTVNSLTLPILRRLRLSAEYVHLYRNGIYAPHWNINANSLLYVIRGQGRVRIVNNQGNAVFDNRVRKGQLLVVPQNFVVAEQAGNEEGLEYVVFKTNDRASVSHVKQVFSATPAEVLANAFGLRLNEVTQIKSNRNHGPLVQAQSHSQ from the exons ATGATCACAGTCACAATGGGCAAGTCCTCTCTATCTTTGCTTTCCCTTTCCTTGCTACTCTTCACGAGTGCATGCTTCGCTACTCGCTCTGAGTTTAACAGGTTCAACCAGTGCCAGCTCGATAGTATTAATGCATTGGAACCAGACCACCGTGTTGAGTCTGAAGCCGGTCTTACTGAGACATGGAACCCCAATCACCCTGAGCTACAATGCGCTGGTGTCTCTCTTATCAGACGCACCATTGACCCCAATGGTCTTCACTTGCCTTCATATTCACCCTCTCCACAGTTGATTTTCATCATCCAAG GGAAGGGAGTCCTTGGGCTTTCAGTTCCTGGTTGccctgagacttttgaagagctGCGATCATCACAATCTAGACAAGGATCCAGGCAGCAGCAACCTGACAGTCACCAGAAGATTCGTCGATTCTATAAAGGTGATGTCATTGCCATTCCACCTGGAATTCCTTACTGGACATATAACCACGGCAATGAACCTGTTATCGCCATTAGTCTTCTTGACACCTCAAATGATGTAAACCAGCTCGATTCAACCCCCAGA GTATTTTACCTTGGCGGGAACCCAGAGGCAGAGTTCCCTGAAACCCAGGAGCAACAACAAGGACGACATCAGCAAAGGCACAGGGAAAGTTTCCCTGCTGGACGTAGGGGCGGACAGCACCAACAAGAGCAGGAATCAGAGGACCAAAACGATGGCAACAGCGTGCTGAGTGGCTTCAGCTCAGAGTTTTTAGCACAGGCACTCAACACCAACCAAGATATAGCTAAGAGACTTCAATCTCCACGTGACAAAAGGAGTCAAATCGTGAGAGTGGAGGAAGGTCTCCGCATCATCAGCCCCGAGTGGCAgcaagaagatgaagaagaagaaagaagtcGCTGGGAGGAGGATGAAGATGAACGGAGACCAAGACACGGTCGTAAACAAAGGTGggatgaggaagaagaaacaAGTCGCTgggaggaggaagaagatgaacggAGACCAAGACACGGTCGTAAACAAAGTtgggatgaagatgaagaaagaAGTCGCTGGGAGGAGGATGAAGATGAACGGAGCCCAAGACACAGTCGTAAACAACGGTGGGAAGAAGAAGACGAGGACGAGAAAGAAGAAGACCGTAGACTAAGGCATCACAAACATAGTGAAGAAGAAAAGGAAGATGAAAGAGAACCAAGACACCCCAGACATGATGACGAACAAGACgaggaggaagacgaagaaGATAAACCCCACAGTCGTAAATGGTGGAAAAAACACAGTAAAGAAGAGGAGGAAGAACATAGAAGTGAGCAAAAGAGAAGCAGCAAGGAAAGAAAGAATGGTTTGGAAGAAACTATCTGCAGTGCAAGGATTCGTGAGAACATTGCTCGCCCTGGACGTGCAGATCTCTACAACCCACGTGCCGGTCGCATCAGCACTGTCAACAGTTTAACCCTCCCAATCCTCCGCAGATTACGCCTCAGTGCTGAATATGTTCATCTCTACAGG AATGGTATATATGCTCCACACTGGAACATCAACGCTAACAGCCTCTTGTACGTGATTAGAGGACAAGGAAGAGTTAGGATCGTGAACAACCAAGGGAACGCGGTGTTCGACAACAGAGTGAGAAAGGGACAGTTGTTAGTGGTGCCACAGAACTTCGTGGTGGCGGAACAAGCAGGGAACGAAGAAGGACTTGAGTATGTGGTGTTCAAGACAAATGACAGAGCTTCTGTTAGCCATGTGAAGCAGGTGTTCAGTGCCACTCCTGCTGAGGTTCTTGCAAATGCTTTTGGCCTTCGCCTGAATGAAGTCACTCAAATTAAGTCCAACCGGAACCATGGCCCGTTGGTTCAAGCTCAATCTCATTCTCAGTAA
- the LOC123902356 gene encoding protein PALE CRESS, chloroplastic-like isoform X4 produces the protein MNLLSLTSTSLFFLPVPAYFSSSLLVTRPSAYPSSSSYKSTSGAVLRCVSEGKEEVLLEGMPAHYYDDEWQARQREKTKELHRRRREEEEEEERKIEEYREVGMRLKGYPEEDVRKARKLISSFIRAGEEVEEKIEEAAEKGELTELVLMVIWNRLDLARRDDEKDAIRSLDLLYRRVEAEILKREATPAMRLLNDLLIMYDGFAFHEWLKKCKKIMTDTFPREDPYSILVPPGFESFDIDKHHGPLRPQLEIDDNTLLRVDFIREVDELLQEVRLEMDEEENEQGFDPESVANRLKQQEKKQTISQVEALLELAIGLKW, from the exons ATGAAtcttctctctctaacttcCACTTCTCTCTTCTTCCTTCCTGTTCCTGCTTATTTTTCATCATCCCTTCTTGTCACAAGACCTTCTGCAtacc cttcttcttcttcatacaAAAGCACTTCCGGCGCAG TTTTAAGATGTGTCAGTGAGGGAAAAGAAGAGGTGCTTCTTGAAGGAATGCCTGCTCACTATTATGATGAT GAATGGCAAGCCCGACAACGTGAAAAGACCAAGGAGTTACATCGAAGACGcagagaggaagaagaggaagaagagagaaagattGAAGAGTATCGTGAAGTTGGCATGCGTCTAAAGGGATACCCTGAAGAAGATGTTAGAAAAGCACGGAAATTGATTTCAAGCTTTATAAGAGCCGGTGAAGAAGTAGAAGAG AAAAttgaggaagctgctgagaaGGGAGAACTTACTGAACTTGTTTTGATGGTGATATGGAATCGCCTTGATCTTGCCCGACGTGAT GATGAAAAGGATGCTATAAGAAGTCTGGATTTGTTATACAGAAGGGTTGAG GCTGAAATATTGAAACGGGAGGCTACCCCTGCAATGAGATTGCTGAATGATCTTTTGATTATGTATGATGGCTTTGCTTTTCACGAGTGGCTAAAGAAATGTAAAAAAATCATGACTGATACATTTCCACGGGAGGATCCATATAGCATTCTTGTTCCACCTGGATTTGAGTCTTTTGACATAGATAAG CATCACGGGCCATTGCGACCACAACTTGAAATTGATGATAATACTCTTTTGAGGGTGGACTTTATAAGGGAGGTGGATGAATTGCTGCAAGAGGTTCGTTTGGAAATGGATGAAGAAGAGAATGAACAAGGGTTTGATCCTGAATCAGTTGCAAATAGATTAAAACAACAGGAGAAGAAGCAAACAATAAGCCAAGTAGAAGCTCTGCTAGAATTAGCAATAGGTTTAAAATGGTAG
- the LOC123902356 gene encoding protein PALE CRESS, chloroplastic-like isoform X3, which yields MNLLSLTSTSLFFLPVPAYFSSSLLVTRPSAYPSSSSSSSYKSTSGAVLRCVSEGKEEVLLEGMPAHYYDDEWQARQREKTKELHRRRREEEEEEERKIEEYREVGMRLKGYPEEDVRKARKLISSFIRAGEEVEEKIEEAAEKGELTELVLMVIWNRLDLARRDDEKDAIRSLDLLYRRVEAEILKREATPAMRLLNDLLIMYDGFAFHEWLKKCKKIMTDTFPREDPYSILVPPGFESFDIDKHHGPLRPQLEIDDNTLLRVDFIREVDELLQEVRLEMDEEENEQGFDPESVANRLKQQEKKQTISQVEALLELAIGLKW from the exons ATGAAtcttctctctctaacttcCACTTCTCTCTTCTTCCTTCCTGTTCCTGCTTATTTTTCATCATCCCTTCTTGTCACAAGACCTTCTGCAtacc cttcttcttcttcttcttcttcatacaAAAGCACTTCCGGCGCAG TTTTAAGATGTGTCAGTGAGGGAAAAGAAGAGGTGCTTCTTGAAGGAATGCCTGCTCACTATTATGATGAT GAATGGCAAGCCCGACAACGTGAAAAGACCAAGGAGTTACATCGAAGACGcagagaggaagaagaggaagaagagagaaagattGAAGAGTATCGTGAAGTTGGCATGCGTCTAAAGGGATACCCTGAAGAAGATGTTAGAAAAGCACGGAAATTGATTTCAAGCTTTATAAGAGCCGGTGAAGAAGTAGAAGAG AAAAttgaggaagctgctgagaaGGGAGAACTTACTGAACTTGTTTTGATGGTGATATGGAATCGCCTTGATCTTGCCCGACGTGAT GATGAAAAGGATGCTATAAGAAGTCTGGATTTGTTATACAGAAGGGTTGAG GCTGAAATATTGAAACGGGAGGCTACCCCTGCAATGAGATTGCTGAATGATCTTTTGATTATGTATGATGGCTTTGCTTTTCACGAGTGGCTAAAGAAATGTAAAAAAATCATGACTGATACATTTCCACGGGAGGATCCATATAGCATTCTTGTTCCACCTGGATTTGAGTCTTTTGACATAGATAAG CATCACGGGCCATTGCGACCACAACTTGAAATTGATGATAATACTCTTTTGAGGGTGGACTTTATAAGGGAGGTGGATGAATTGCTGCAAGAGGTTCGTTTGGAAATGGATGAAGAAGAGAATGAACAAGGGTTTGATCCTGAATCAGTTGCAAATAGATTAAAACAACAGGAGAAGAAGCAAACAATAAGCCAAGTAGAAGCTCTGCTAGAATTAGCAATAGGTTTAAAATGGTAG
- the LOC123884771 gene encoding glycinin G4-like encodes MITITMSKHFLSLLSFSLLLFTSLANRSEFDRFNRCQLDNINALEPDHRVESEAGLTETWNPNHPELQCAGVSLIRRTIDPNGLHLPSYSPSPQLIFIIQGKGVLGLSVPGCPETFEEPRSSQSRQGSRQQQQQQRDSHQKIRRFRKGDVIAIPPGIPYWTFNHGNEPLVAISLLDTSNDVNQLDSTPRVFYLGGNPEAEFPETQEEQQGRHQQRHKELFPAGRRGGQHQQEQESQEQNDGHSVLSGFSSEFLAQALNTNQDIAKRLQSPRDKRSQIVRVEEGLRIISPEWQQEDEEEEEERSRWEEDEDERRPRHGRKQRWDEEEETSRWEEEEDERRPRHGRKQRWDEEEETSRWEEEEDERRPRHGRKQRWDEDEEKSRWEEDEDERSPRHSRKQQWEEEDEDEKEEDRRLRHHKHSEEEREPRRPRHDEEQDEDEDEPHSHESHKWWKKYSKEKKRGSHGCGEEEEEEEEEHRSEQKRSSKERKNGLEETICSARIRENIARPGRADLYNPRAGRISTVNSLTLPILRRLRLSAEYVLLYRNGIYAPHWNINANSLLYVIRGQGRVRIVNNQGNAVFDDKVRKGQLLVVPQNFVVAEQAGNEEGLEYVVFKTNDRASVNHVKQVFRATPAPVLANAFGLRQSEVTKIKFNGNRGPLVQPQSQSQSQ; translated from the exons ATGATTACAATCACAATGAGCAAACACTTTCTATCTTTGCTTTCTTTTTCCTTGCTGCTCTTCACGAGTTTAGCTAATCGCTCTGAGTTTGATAGGTTCAACCGATGCCAACTAGATAATATTAATGCATTGGAACCGGACCACCGTGTTGAGTCTGAAGCCGGTCTTACTGAGACATGGAACCCAAATCACCCTGAACTACAATGCGCCGGTGTCTCTCTTATCAGACGCACCATTGATCCTAATGGTCTTCACTTGCCTTCGTATTCACCCTCTCCACAGTTGATTTTCATCATCCAAG GTAAGGGTGTCCTTGGACTTTCAGTTCCTGGTTGtcctgagacttttgaagagcCGCGATCATCACAATCTAGACAAGGATCCAGgcagcaacagcagcagcaaCGTGACAGTCACCAAAAGATTCGTCGATTCCGTAAAGGCGATGTCATTGCCATTCCACCTGGAATTCCTTACTGGACATTTAACCATGGCAATGAACCTCTTGTTGCCATCAGTCTGCTCGATACCTCGAATGATGTTAACCAGCTCGATTCAACCCCAAGA GTATTTTACCTTGGTGGCAATCCAGAGGCAGAGTTCCCTGAAACACAGGAGGAACAACAAGGACGACATCAACAAAGGCACAAGGAATTGTTCCCTGCTGGACGTAGAGGCGGACAGCACCAACAAGAGCAGGAATCTCAGGAACAAAACGATGGACACAGCGTGCTGAGTGGCTTCAGCTCAGAGTTTTTAGCACAGGCACTCAACACCAACCAAGATATAGCTAAGAGACTTCAATCTCCACGTGACAAAAGGAGTCAAATCGTGAGAGTGGAGGAAGGTCTCCGCATCATCAGCCCCGAGTGGCAgcaagaagatgaagaagaagaagaagaaagaagtcGCTGGGAGGAGGATGAAGATGAACGGAGACCAAGACACGGTCGTAAACAAAGGTGggatgaggaagaagaaacaAGTCGCTgggaggaggaagaagatgaacggAGACCAAGACACGGTCGTAAACAAAGGTGggatgaggaagaagaaacaAGTCGCTgggaggaggaagaagatgaacggAGACCAAGACACGGTCGTAAGCAAAGGtgggatgaagatgaagaaaaaagtcGCTGGGAGGAGGATGAAGATGAACGGAGCCCAAGACACAGTCGTAAACAACAGTGGGAAGAAGAAGACGAGGACGAGAAAGAAGAAGACCGTAGACTAAGGCATCACAAACAtagtgaagaagaaagagaacCAAGACGCCCCAGACATGATGAAGAACAAGATGAGGACGAAGATGAACCCCACAGTCATGAAAGTCATAAATGGTGGAAAAAATACAGTAAAGAAAAGAAACGAGGATCACACGGATGTggggaagaggaagaagaagaggaggaGGAACATAGAAGTGAGCAAAAGAGAAGCAGCAAGGAAAGAAAGAATGGTTTGGAAGAAACTATCTGCAGTGCAAGGATTCGTGAGAACATTGCTCGCCCTGGACGTGCAGATCTCTACAACCCACGTGCCGGTCGCATCAGCACTGTCAACAGTTTAACCCTCCCAATCCTCCGCCGATTACGCCTCAGTGCAGAATATGTCCTTCTCTACAGG AATGGTATATATGCTCCACACTGGAACATCAATGCCAACAGCCTATTGTACGTGATTAGAGGACAAGGAAGAGTTAGGATCGTCAACAACCAAGGGAACGCTGTGTTCGACGACAAAGTCAGAAAGGGACAGTTGTTAGTGGTGCCACAGAACTTCGTGGTGGCGGAACAAGCAGGGAACGAAGAAGGACTTGAGTATGTGGTGTTCAAGACAAATGACAGAGCTTCTGTTAACCATGTAAAGCAGGTGTTCAGGGCCACTCCTGCACCGGTTCTTGCAAATGCTTTCGGCCTTCGCCAAAGTGAAGTAACTAAAATTAAGTTCAACGGAAACCGTGGCCCGTTGGTTCAACCTCAATCTCAATCACAATCTCAGTAA
- the LOC123889905 gene encoding uncharacterized protein LOC123889905, whose product MEQHEQINVALGEDVDSMKATIDKLLELVQNLATKESTPAPQWSTEWPELGLPKGYTPPEEGDPNHTPVIIPVTNGDCPPRGVSTVKEASSQPHHATKGMEGSAGIQSTTVNVHPDVEPAQMYQAFEERLKAVEGFSAYGVDAMDMCLVPDVVIPPKFKVPDFEKYKGIHCPRNHLKMFCRKMAAHATDEKLMIHVFQDSLSGASLDWYMQLERTQIQTWKDLADAFLKQYKYNLDMAPNRMQLQNLSQKNSESFKEYAQRWRELAARVQPPLLDKELVDTFMSTLRGPYYEKMIGCVSSGFADMVIIGERVEEGLKSGKIKSAFNGQDGAKRKIEGETSVISVGTSQGPTTQLPYFQYPYVAAVAQEQYPPPVNPMTHAQQNHQQQQNGYQQKNQPGSRNNSGRKNVHFDPVPMPYDQILPYLVQKGLVELKPLRPLVPPYPPFFDVNASCDYHAGSPGHNIENCRAFKYKVQELIDRKLLSFKEEPHS is encoded by the coding sequence ATGGAACAACATGAGCAGATCAATGTGGCATTAGGAGAGGATGTTGACTCTATGAAAGCAACGATTGATAAGCTCCTCGAACTTGTCCAGAATTTAGCCACCAAGGAAAGTACCCCTGCTCCGCAATGGAGTACAGAATGGCCTGAATTAGGCCTTCCCAAGGGCTATACCCCTCCCGAAGAAGGTGACCCAAATCATACTCCTGTCATAATACCAGTCACAAATGGGGACTGTCCTCCTCGAGGGGTTTCAACGGTCAAAGAGGCTAGTAGCCAGCCACATCACGCGACCAAAGGTATGGAAGGTTCTGCGGGAATCCAATCAACGACTGTCAATGTTCACCCAGATGTTGAACCTGCTCAAATGTATCAGGCTTTTGAGGAAAGACTAAAGGCAGTGGAAGGTTTCAGTGCTTATGGGGTCGATGCTATGGACATGTGTTTAGTTCCCGATGTGGTTATCCCTCCAAAATTCAAAGTGCCTGACTTTGAGAAGTACAAGGGTATCCACTGCCCAAGGAAtcacttgaaaatgttctgtaGGAAGATGGCTGCACACGCCACTGATGAGAAGCTTATGATCCACGTCTTCCAAGACAGTCTAAGTGGGGCATCATTAGATTGGTATATGCAGCTGGAGCGAACTCAAATACAAACATGGAAAGATCTTGCTGACGCTTTCTTAAAGCAATACAAGTATAACTTGGATATGGCTCCTAACCGCATGCAACTACAAAATCTTTCCCAAAAAAATAGTGAGTCATTCAAAGAGTATGCTCAGAGGTGGAGGGAATTGGCTGCTCGTGTGCAACCACCACTGTTGGACAAAGAATTGGTTGACACGTTTATGAGCACTTTGCGAGGTCCGTACTACGAGAAGATGATAGGGTGTGTATCGTCCGGTTTTGCTGACATGGTGATAATAGGAGAACGAGTAGAAGAGGGGTTGAAGAGCGGTAAGATAAAAAGCGCCTTCAATGGTCAAGATGGGGCAAAGAGAAAGATCGAGGGCGAAACTAGTGTCATTTCGGTTGGGACATCACAAGGGCCCACGACTCAACTACCGTATTTCCAATACCCATATGTGGCAGCGGTAGCCCAAGAGCAATACCCACCACCGGTGAATCCTATGACTCATGCTCAGCAAAACCATCAGCAACAACAAAATGGGTACCAACAAAAGAACCAACCTGGGTCTAGAAATAATTCTGGAAGAAAAAATGTACACTTTGATCCCGTACCCATGCCGTATGATCAAATCTTGCCTTACTTGGTCCAGAAAGGATTGGTTGAGCTAAAACCCCTCAGACCTTTGGTACCTCCATACCCACCCTTTTTCGATGTAAATGCTAGTTGTGACTACCACGCTGGGTCACCCGGGCATAATATTGAGAACTGCAGGGCCTTCAAGTACAAGGTGCAAGAACTCATCGACCGCAAGTTGTTGTCTTTCAAGGAAGAACCTCATTCGTAG
- the LOC123902356 gene encoding protein PALE CRESS, chloroplastic-like isoform X1, producing the protein MNLLSLTSTSLFFLPVPAYFSSSLLVTRPSAYPSSSSSSSSSSSSSSSSSSYKSTSGAVLRCVSEGKEEVLLEGMPAHYYDDEWQARQREKTKELHRRRREEEEEEERKIEEYREVGMRLKGYPEEDVRKARKLISSFIRAGEEVEEKIEEAAEKGELTELVLMVIWNRLDLARRDDEKDAIRSLDLLYRRVEAEILKREATPAMRLLNDLLIMYDGFAFHEWLKKCKKIMTDTFPREDPYSILVPPGFESFDIDKHHGPLRPQLEIDDNTLLRVDFIREVDELLQEVRLEMDEEENEQGFDPESVANRLKQQEKKQTISQVEALLELAIGLKW; encoded by the exons ATGAAtcttctctctctaacttcCACTTCTCTCTTCTTCCTTCCTGTTCCTGCTTATTTTTCATCATCCCTTCTTGTCACAAGACCTTCTGCAtacccttcttcttcttcttcttcttcttcttcttcttcttcttcttcttcttcttcttcatacaAAAGCACTTCCGGCGCAG TTTTAAGATGTGTCAGTGAGGGAAAAGAAGAGGTGCTTCTTGAAGGAATGCCTGCTCACTATTATGATGAT GAATGGCAAGCCCGACAACGTGAAAAGACCAAGGAGTTACATCGAAGACGcagagaggaagaagaggaagaagagagaaagattGAAGAGTATCGTGAAGTTGGCATGCGTCTAAAGGGATACCCTGAAGAAGATGTTAGAAAAGCACGGAAATTGATTTCAAGCTTTATAAGAGCCGGTGAAGAAGTAGAAGAG AAAAttgaggaagctgctgagaaGGGAGAACTTACTGAACTTGTTTTGATGGTGATATGGAATCGCCTTGATCTTGCCCGACGTGAT GATGAAAAGGATGCTATAAGAAGTCTGGATTTGTTATACAGAAGGGTTGAG GCTGAAATATTGAAACGGGAGGCTACCCCTGCAATGAGATTGCTGAATGATCTTTTGATTATGTATGATGGCTTTGCTTTTCACGAGTGGCTAAAGAAATGTAAAAAAATCATGACTGATACATTTCCACGGGAGGATCCATATAGCATTCTTGTTCCACCTGGATTTGAGTCTTTTGACATAGATAAG CATCACGGGCCATTGCGACCACAACTTGAAATTGATGATAATACTCTTTTGAGGGTGGACTTTATAAGGGAGGTGGATGAATTGCTGCAAGAGGTTCGTTTGGAAATGGATGAAGAAGAGAATGAACAAGGGTTTGATCCTGAATCAGTTGCAAATAGATTAAAACAACAGGAGAAGAAGCAAACAATAAGCCAAGTAGAAGCTCTGCTAGAATTAGCAATAGGTTTAAAATGGTAG
- the LOC123889897 gene encoding uncharacterized protein LOC123889897, with product MASNNSSLPPPPMFVGENYHLWAAKMKTYLRAQSLWDVVENGSTPPVLPNNPTVAQIRNHNEEVAKEGRSLAIIHAALHDDIFIKILNLETAKEAWDKLKEEFQGSERTKKMQVLNLRREFEALKMKETETVREFSDKISKVVSQIRLLGEDLSDQRVVEKILVCLPERFEAKISSLEETKDFSQITLAELVNALQATEQRRSLRLEESVEGAFVANTVIPQILTFVSVLYYFRYNSLTSGAISSCGNEESI from the coding sequence ATGGCTTCCAACAATAGTTCTTTACCTCCACCTCCTATGTTTGTAGGAGAAAACTATCATTTGTGGGCtgcaaaaatgaaaacttatttGAGAGCTCAAAGTTTATGGGATGTTGTGGAAAATGGAAGCACCCCACCGGTTCTTCCAAACAACCCAACAGTAGCTCAGATAAGAAATCACAATGAGGAAGTGGCAAAAGAAGGAAGATCACTTGCCATAATACATGCAGCTTTACATGATGATATATTTATCAAGATCTTGAATCTTGAGACTGCAAAAGAAGCTTGGGACAAGTTGAAGGAAGAGTTCCAAGGGAGTGAAAGAACAAAGAAGATGCAAGTGTTGAACTTGAGAAGAGAGTTTGAAGCactaaaaatgaaagaaaccGAAACTGTTAGAGAATTTTCTGACAAAATTTCGAAGGTGGTTTCACAAATCAGATTGCTAGGAGAGGATCTCAGTGATCAAAGAGTTGTGGAAAAAATTTTAGTGTGTCTTCCAGAGAGGTTTGAAGCAAAAATATCTTCTCTCGAAGAAACTAAGGACTTTTCTCAAATCACACTTGCAGAACTTGTTAATGCTTTGCAAGCTACTGAGCAGAGAAGATCTTTAAGGTTGGAAGAAAGTGTTGAAGGTGCTTTTGTGGCAAACACTGTCATACCCCAAATTTTGACGTTTGTTTccgttttatattattttcgaTACAATTCTCTCACAAGTGGTGCTATTAGTTCGTGTGGTAATGAAGAGAGTATTTAA
- the LOC123902356 gene encoding protein PALE CRESS, chloroplastic-like isoform X2 gives MNLLSLTSTSLFFLPVPAYFSSSLLVTRPSAYPSSSSSSSSYKSTSGAVLRCVSEGKEEVLLEGMPAHYYDDEWQARQREKTKELHRRRREEEEEEERKIEEYREVGMRLKGYPEEDVRKARKLISSFIRAGEEVEEKIEEAAEKGELTELVLMVIWNRLDLARRDDEKDAIRSLDLLYRRVEAEILKREATPAMRLLNDLLIMYDGFAFHEWLKKCKKIMTDTFPREDPYSILVPPGFESFDIDKHHGPLRPQLEIDDNTLLRVDFIREVDELLQEVRLEMDEEENEQGFDPESVANRLKQQEKKQTISQVEALLELAIGLKW, from the exons ATGAAtcttctctctctaacttcCACTTCTCTCTTCTTCCTTCCTGTTCCTGCTTATTTTTCATCATCCCTTCTTGTCACAAGACCTTCTGCAtacc cttcttcttcttcttcttcttcttcatacaAAAGCACTTCCGGCGCAG TTTTAAGATGTGTCAGTGAGGGAAAAGAAGAGGTGCTTCTTGAAGGAATGCCTGCTCACTATTATGATGAT GAATGGCAAGCCCGACAACGTGAAAAGACCAAGGAGTTACATCGAAGACGcagagaggaagaagaggaagaagagagaaagattGAAGAGTATCGTGAAGTTGGCATGCGTCTAAAGGGATACCCTGAAGAAGATGTTAGAAAAGCACGGAAATTGATTTCAAGCTTTATAAGAGCCGGTGAAGAAGTAGAAGAG AAAAttgaggaagctgctgagaaGGGAGAACTTACTGAACTTGTTTTGATGGTGATATGGAATCGCCTTGATCTTGCCCGACGTGAT GATGAAAAGGATGCTATAAGAAGTCTGGATTTGTTATACAGAAGGGTTGAG GCTGAAATATTGAAACGGGAGGCTACCCCTGCAATGAGATTGCTGAATGATCTTTTGATTATGTATGATGGCTTTGCTTTTCACGAGTGGCTAAAGAAATGTAAAAAAATCATGACTGATACATTTCCACGGGAGGATCCATATAGCATTCTTGTTCCACCTGGATTTGAGTCTTTTGACATAGATAAG CATCACGGGCCATTGCGACCACAACTTGAAATTGATGATAATACTCTTTTGAGGGTGGACTTTATAAGGGAGGTGGATGAATTGCTGCAAGAGGTTCGTTTGGAAATGGATGAAGAAGAGAATGAACAAGGGTTTGATCCTGAATCAGTTGCAAATAGATTAAAACAACAGGAGAAGAAGCAAACAATAAGCCAAGTAGAAGCTCTGCTAGAATTAGCAATAGGTTTAAAATGGTAG